The proteins below are encoded in one region of Lactuca sativa cultivar Salinas chromosome 3, Lsat_Salinas_v11, whole genome shotgun sequence:
- the LOC111911538 gene encoding retrovirus-related Pol polyprotein from transposon TNT 1-94 codes for MGDLQVVGGIKKLNNNNYKTWETCMKSYLQGQDLWEVIGGSETTPPEEDVNGALRKWKIKAGKAMFTLKTTIEEEMLEHIRDQNTPKEAWDTFVTLFSKKNDTRLQLLENELLSISQRDMTIAQYFHKVKSICREITELDPQSVIAEARMKRIIIHGLRPEYRSFVTAVQGWPAQPSLVEFENLLASQEAMAKQMGGITLKSEEEALYTSKSRRNFKPPSKEGYKNADKGKSQPGTSQPWRSQKTDNKSSRGRRFEGNCNNCGKWGHMFKDCWSKKKSVESNVVTSKKEVEDEWDAEALFAIEENKTKRGRLMFLETRVNGGYTKALVDTGASHNFLAEDEARKLGIKYTKNPGRLKVVNSLSKPIIGVAYGVPLKIAEWEGTIDLTVVHMDDYRMVLGMDFLDNVRPWSFERDDTMRITKGSIIHIVPLKRSRIGSQILSTMQLDKGLKKSEAMFMTALKEEIVPSKMDIPKEKKNIMSPGLHKNSHLRRKVEHVMEKLDKVNKKKNTLIRKSKEFSRACKRDNPHAYKFANGRHKKLYKRVQRGHEQYHGATKGNHGCRCQLWKQYMKQRLQQLRKNKTCGREKVLKEEVNMKHIKTNDQVANGVHKGLSTDKYEGFNYQLNMVQ; via the coding sequence ATGGGTGATCTCCAAGTCGTCGGAGGAATCAAGAaactcaacaacaacaactacaaaacGTGGGAAACATGTATGAAGTCCTACTTACAAGGACAAGATCTATGGGAGGTCATTGGTGGAAGCGAAACTACGCCACCAGAGGAAGACGTTAATGGTGCTTTACGTAAATGGAAAATCAAAGCAGGCAAAGCAATGTTTACCTTGAAGACCACAATCGAAGAAGAGATGTTGGAGCATATTCGGGATCAGAACACCCCGAAAGAAGCTTGGGATACGTTTGTGACGCTTTTCTCAAAGAAGAATGATACGAGACTACAACTTTTGGAGAACGAGCTATTATCAATCTCACAACGTGACATGACGATTGCTCAATATTTCCACAAGGTCAAGTCGATATGTCGGGAGATCACTGAACTAGATCCGCAATCTGTCATTGCAGAAGCTCGAATGAAGAGGATCATTATCCATGGACTGAGGCCGGAATATAGAAGCTTTGTTACTGCTGTACAAGGATGGCCCGCTCAACCATCACTTGTAGAGTTTGAGAATTTGCTGGCTAGCCAAGAAGCTATGGCTAAGCAAATGGGAGGCATCACGCTGAAGAGTGAAGAAGAAGCACTCTACACAAGTAAAAGTCGGAGGAATTTCAAGCCACCTTCTAAAGAAGGATACAAAAATGCTGACAAAGGGAAGAGTCAACCAGGAACCTCACAACCATGGAGATCTCAAAAGACCGACAATAAGAGTTCTCGGGGGAGGAGGTTCGAAGGCAACTGCAACAATTGTGGAAAGTGGGGCCACATGTTCAAGGATTGTTGGTCAAAGAAAAAGTCTGTGGAAAGCAATGTAGTAACTTCCAAAAAGGAAGTAGAGGATGAATGGGATGCTGAGGCACTATTTGCTATAGAAGAGAATAAGACTAAAAGAGGACGGTTAATGTTCCTGGAAACCAGGGTAAATGGAGGATACACCAAGGCATTGGTAGATACAGGTGCATCTCATAATTTCCTTGCTGAAGATGAAGCTAGGAAGCTGGGCATCAAATACACCAAAAATCCAGGCCGGTTGAAAGTCGTCAACTCTTTATCCAAGCCTATCATTGGTGTTGCATATGGAGTACCTCTTAAGATAGCAGAATGGGAAGGCACCATAGACTTGACAGTGGTGCATATGGATGACTATCGTATGGTATTGGGAATGGATTTTCTAGACAATGTACGACCCTGGTCATTTGAGAGAGATGATACCATGCGTATCACTAAGGGTTCAATAATTCACATTGTACCCTTGAAGAGAAGTAGGATTGGATCCCAAATCCTATCAACTATGCAACTCGACAAAGGTCTCAAGAAGAGTGAGGCAATGTTTATGACAGCCTTGAAGGAGGAAATTGTTCCCTCAAAGATGGACATTCCGAAGGAGAAGAAGAACATAATGTCACCAGGGTTACATAAAAACTCGCATCTTAGACGAAAAGTGGAACATGTGATGGAGAAACTGGATAAGGTGAATAAGAAGAAAAACACATTAATTCGTAAGAGCAAAGAATTTTCCAGGGCTTGTAAAAGGGACAACCCACATGCTTACAAGTTCGCCAACGGGAGGCATAAGAAACTATATAAGAGAGTTCAACGGGGTCACGAACAATATCATGGTGCAACAAAAGGCAACCACGGATGTCGTTGTCAACTATGGAAACAATATATGAAGCAACGACTGCAACAACTGAGGAAAAACAAAACATGTGGAAGAGAAAAAGTTCTCAAGGAAGAAGTCAATATGAAACATATCAAGACTAATGACCAAGTAGCAAATGGAGTTCATAAAGGGTTAAGTACTGACAAATATGAGGGCTTTAATTATCAGCTCAACATGGTACAATGA
- the LOC128125867 gene encoding putative disease resistance protein At3g14460, with product MADVIVSAFFTVFFEKLASEALQKIARAKGIDSELKKLKRSLSQIQALLYDASQKEITQEAVKEWLNSLQHLAYDIDDVLDDLATEAMHRGFTDQSGVITNKVRKLLPTCCTNFSLSTRIHRKLDDISTRLQELTEGKNNPGLSVTTNEKPKIKRNDGRVDEIGIVGREAEKKALIQKLLGGKDESCNQNFSIVPIVGMGGVGKTTLARLLYEEKEVKDHFEVRAWVSVSYEFDISNISKVIYENVSGENKIFKDLNLLQDALKEKLKNKLYLIVLDDVWSESYGDWEKLVGPFLAGAPGSRIIMTTRKEQLLRQLGYAHLDPLQSLSDDDALSLFAQHALGVANFDSQPTLRTLGVGFVKKCDGLPLALRTLGRLLRTKTDEEEWKELLNSEIWTLGKRDEIVPALRLSYHDLSASLKQLFAYCSLFPKDYVFDKEELILLWMAEGFLHQSTTSKSMERLGLEGFEDLLARSFFQHAPDDKSLFVMHDLMNDLATSVAGDFFSRLDIEMKKEFRKEALEKHRHFSFVCEEYMVYKRFEAFKGARNLRTFLATYVGMKESWRTFYLSNMVLDELLHESPLLRVLSLCQLNISEVPKSIGSLKHLRYLNLSRTKITHVPDNVCNLYNLQTLIVSGCESLKKLPETFSKLKNLRHFDMRDTPLLKKMPLGILELKSLQTLYGIVIEGENGFSITELKDLKIIQGKLSIKGLEKVSGLTHAQETNLSEKRLTDLELEWSDVYDGSRKEALEKEVLTKLKPHNVTLKELKIVSYGGIEVPSWVGDPSFSRLTCVSISGCKKCTSLQPLGQLPLLKELVIEGMDEVKVVGLELLGSGLSFPSLENLTFRDMDGWEVWSTSIGVVSTSFPCLHELHIESCPNLVRVSLEALTSLRVLTIIGCGHEVLKGLVGVALSITELDIIAISGLNDHVWGGVIEYLGAVEEVRMRECNEIRYLWESEVDASKFLVNLRTLFVSNCSNLVSLGEKEDEESCGSNLTSLTSLSVLGCDSLEHCSCPNSLMTFYIENCNKLLEKELVGAREKPVINSNILMLDTLCTVDWPNLKSIAELSSFNHLRQLVIINCPNLESFPDHELPELNVLTHLTIIDCESLDASFSLGLWPPKLCSLRIGGLKKSMSKWGPQTFPTSLVSLCLTGGQSGDVSNFSQLSHLLSSSLTSLEIYEFEKVESISMGLQHLTSLQLLIVSECPKTRDLPEMLLPSLLSLEIYGCLILKERSSKRGSYRPLISRIPFVEISDVEGHQ from the coding sequence ATGGCTGACGTCATTGTTTCTGCCTTCTTCACTGTGTTTTTTGAAAAGCTGGCCTCCGAAGCCTTGCAAAAGATTGCTCGTGCCAAGGGAATTGATTCTGAGCTAAAGAAACTGAAGAGGTCATTAAGCCAGATCCAAGCTCTGCTTTATGATGCTTCTCAGAAGGAAATAACTCAGGAAGCTGTTAAAGAATGGTTGAACAGTCTCCAACATTTGGCTTACGATATAGACGACGTGCTTGATGATTTGGCAACCGAAGCTATGCATCGGGGATTCACCGATCAATCTGGAGTCATCACCAACAAGGTAAGAAAGCTACTGCCAACTTGTTGCACAAATTTCTCATTAAGCACTAGGATCCATCGCAAGTTAGATGATATTTCCACAAGGTTGCAAGAACTAACGGAGGGAAAAAATAATCCTGGGTTAAGCGTGACAACAAATGAAAAGCCAAAAATTAAAAGAAACGATGGTAGGGTAGATGAAATTGGTATTGTTGGACGTGAAGCTGAAAAGAAGGCATTGATTCAAAAACTGTTAGGGGGTAAAGATGAATCATGCAATCAAAACTTTAGCATCGTGCCTATAGTTGGTATGGGTGGGGTAGGTAAGACCACTCTAGCCAGACTCTTGTACGAAGAAAAGGAAGTGAAGGATCACTTCGAAGTTAGAGCTTGGGTTTCTGTTTCTTATGAGTTTGATATCTCAAATATAAGCAAAGTTATTTATGAAAATGTGTCTGgggaaaacaaaatttttaaagatttaAATTTGCTTCAAGATGCTCTTAAAGAGAAACTTAAGAATAAATTATATCTAATAGTTTTAGATGATGTATGGTCTGAAAGCTATGGTGATTGGGAAAAATTAGTGGGCCCGTTTCTTGCAGGGGCTCCTGGAAGTAGAATTATCATGACAACTCGAAAGGAGCAATTGCTCAGACAGTTGGGTTACGCTCATCTAGACCCACTACAGAGTTTGTCAGATGATGATGCTCTGTCATTATTTGCTCAACATGCATTGGGTGTAGCCAACTTTGATTCACAACCAACACTAAGAACACTTGGAGTAGGGTTTGTGAAAAAATGTGATGGCTTGCCCTTGGCTTTAAGAACACTTGGGAGGTTATTAAGGACAAAAACAGACGAGGAAGAATGGAAGGAGCTGCTTAATAGTGAGATATGGACGTTAGGAAAAAGGGATGAGATTGTCCCTGCTCTTAGACTAAGCTACCATGATCTTTCTGCCTCTTTGAAGCAGTTGTTTGCATATTGTTCCTTGTTCCCCAAAGACTATGTGTTTGATAAGGAGGAGTTGATTCTATTGTGGATGGCAGAAGGGTTTTTGCATCAATCAACCACCAGCAAGTCAATGGAACGTTTGggtcttgaaggttttgaagactTGTTGGCAAGGTCATTTTTTCAACATGCACCTGATGACAAATCATTGTTTGTGATGCATGACCTAATGAATGACTTGGCCACATCTGTTGCTGGAGATTTTTTTTCCAGGTTAGACATTGAGATGAAGAAGGAATTTAGGAAGGAAGCTTTGGAAAAGCACCGCCATTTCTCATTTGTTTGTGAGGAGTACATGGTTTACAAAAGGTTTGAAGCATTCAAGGGAGCTAGAAATTTGAGAACATTCTTAGCAACGTATGTTGGGATGAAAGAAAGTTGGAGAacattttatttatcaaataTGGTCCTGGATGAATTACTTCACGAGTCACCTTTGTTAAGGGTCCTTAGCTTGTGTCAACTCAACATAAGCGAGGTACCTAAATCCATTGGTAGTTTGAAGCACTTGCGTTATCTTAATTTATCTCGAACTAAAATCACACATGTACCAGATAATGTCTGCAACCTTTATAATTTACAGACATTGATTGTTTCTGGCTGTGAGAGTTTGAAAAAATTGCCTGAGACGTTCTCAAAGCTTAAAAATTTGCGGCATTTTGACATGCGGGATACTCCACTTTTGAAGAAGATGCCATTAGGGATTCTTGAGTTGAAAAGCCTACAAACTCTCTATGGGATTGTTATTGAAGGAGAAAATGGATTTTCAATAACTGAGCTTAAGGATTTAAAGATTATCCAAGGGAAACTTTCCATTAAAGGATTGGAAAAAGTGTCCGGATTAACGCATGCACAGGAAACAAACTTATCTGAAAAGAGGCTAACTGACTTAGAGTTGGAATGGAGTGATGTATATGATGGTTCTCGAAAGGAAGCACTTGAAAAGGAGGTCCTCACTAAGCTGAAGCCTCATAATGTTACTCTAAAAGAACTCAAAATCGTGTCATATGGAGGTATAGAAGTTCCAAGTTGGGTTGGGGATCCCTCATTTAGTCGGCTGACTTGTGTTTCGATAAGTGGTTGTAAAAAGTGCACATCTCTACAACCACTTGGGCAATTACCATTACTTAAAGAGTTGGTTATTGAAGGCATGGATGAGGTAAAAGTTGTAGGTCTGGAGTTGCTTGGGTCTGGTCTTTCATTCCCTTCACTTGAAAATTTAACTTTTCGAGATATGGATGGGTGGGAGGTTTGGTCAACCAGTATTGGGGTTGTCAGTACATCATTTCCATGCCTTCATGAGCTTCATATTGAAAGTTGTCCTAATTTGGTTAGAGTCTCACTTGAAGCATTAACTTCATTGAGGGTTCTAACGATAATTGGTTGTGGCCACGAAGTGTTAAAAGGTTTGGTCGGTGTAGCTTTGTCAATCACCGAGTTGGATATAATAGCTATTTCTGGGCTTAATGATCATGTGTGGGGAGGTGTTATAGAGTATCTTGGGGCAGTTGAAGAAGTAAGAATGAGAGAGTGTAATGAAATAAGATACTTGTGGGAATCAGAAGTAGATGCAAGTAAGTTTCTTGTGAATTTAAGGACGTTGTTTGTAAGCAATTGTTCAAATTTGGTGAGTTTAGGAGAGAAAGAGGACGAGGAGAGTTGTGGGAGCAACCTAACATCTCTTACAAGCTTGTCCGTATTGGGTTGTGATAGCTTGGAACATTGCAGCTGTCCAAATAGCCTTATGACTTTTTACATCGAGAATTGTAATAAATTATTGGAAAAGGAGTTGGTAGGAGCACGAGAGAAGCCTGTGATCAACTCAAACATACTGATGCTTGATACTTTGTGTACAGTTGATTGGCCAAATCTGAAATCGATCGCTGAATTGAGTTCCTTCAATCACCTCAGGCAACTCGTAATAATCAATTGTCCAAATTTGGAGTCATTTCCTGACCACGAGTTGCCAGAACTCAATGTGTTAACACATCTGACAATAATAGATTGTGAAAGTTTGGATGCTTCCTTTTCTCTTGGGCTTTGGCCTCCAAAATTGTGTTCACTTAGGATAGGGGGGTTGAAGAAGTCCATGTCAAAGTGGGGCCCACAGACATTTCCAACCTCACTTGTGAGCCTATGTTTAACAGGTGGACAGTCAGGAGATGTGAGTAATTTCAGTCAGTTGTCCCATCTTCTTTCTTCATCTCTCACTTCTCTTGAAATATATGAATTTGAGAAAGTGGAATCAATTTCAATGGGACTCCAACACCTCACCTCCCTCCAACTTCTCATTGTTTCTGAATGCCCAAAGACAAGAGATCTACCAGAAATGCTGCTGCCTTCACTTTTGAGTTTGGAAATCTATGGATGCCTGATTCTGAAAGAAAGGAGTAGTAAAAGAGGCTCCTACAGGCCCCTCATATCACGTATCCCCTTCGTTGAGATATCTGATGTTGAAGGTCATCAATAG